TGAGGGTATAGAGTCAAACAGGTATCGTCCTAGACAGGTAGGAATGATGAGGTAAAGAGTAAAGTACAGCGAATGAAAGGAGACCAGGCGGTTAGGGAGAATGAAGGGGTTCTAGATCCCAGGCATAGAGTGAAGGGGTTCTAGATCCCAGGCGGTAGGTTTAGAATGATGAGGGTATAGAGTACATCGTCCAACAGGTATTGAGGTCAGGCATAGAGTGAAGGGGTTCTAGATCCCAGGCGGTAGGTTTAGAATGATGAGGGTATAGAGTATATCGTCCACAAAGAAGGGAACAGGTATTGAGGTCAGGCATAGAGGGAAGGGGTTCTAGATCCCAGGCGGTAGGTTTAGAATGATGAGGGTATAGAGTACACCGTCCACAAAGAAGGGAACAGGTATTGAGGTCAGGCATAGAGTGAAGGGGTTCTAGATCCCAGGCGGTAGGTTTAGAATGATGAAGGTATAGAGTACATCGTCCAACAGGTATTGCGGTCAGGCATAGAGTGAAGGGGTTCTAAATCCCAGGCGGTAAGTTTAGAATGATGAGGGTATAGAGTAGGGTAGCGGGTTATTAATCATTAGTTTTCGAGGCTTGGACGGGCTATAGTCTGCTGATAGTTCACGTGGAACCTTGTATTGCGCTTTAGAAAGGCATCAATGGGGAGCTATCATCGCTTTAGAAAGGCATCAAAGGGGAGGCATCATCGATGCGTATTAATCcagattgtttattttatttatttatttatttatttgttgttgtttttgtttatttgttgttttttaattcatttttttttttatggacgtatttatttatttaaagtgaaGATAATAAGCAGGTACTAGCAaaaaacaagttttttttttgttttcggtttctttttttcttttttctttctttcttttttatttttgattgtttgtttgtttagtgtgTTTTTCAgccataattatataattgcgacgttgatatttttatttaacttacTCTTTTCTCTCAGATTTGTTGAAGAAGTCACCATTTACGCCTGTTGACAgtatattacaattttaatattatcgAGTTAACtacaagaaataaaaactagtttagggtaaattaatttgtaattatttttttcacacataattgatgtaataataacatgtgACATTTGCAATTATGATGATAATGTACTTTCACACTAAATCTATCTTGGCAAGGACGAAGTCATTATTGTGATCGAACTTATAGCGAGTACCGCCATTTTTTTAATTGAGTGTTTAAGGAATGGGAATGTGAACTATATTAATTTGCtcatatccactgaaggttcaggcacgcccagcccgggcttaacctctgacttcgccagtgactaaaaggaaatgttttttttattattatttaacaacgcactcaacacattttatttatggttttatgacgtcagacatatgattaaggaccacacagatattagagaggaaacccgctgtcgccacttcatgggatactcttttcgattagcagcaagggatctttaatgatatgcaccatcccacagacagggtagtacataccacggcctttgttacaccagttgtggagcactggctggaacgagaaatagcccaatgggttcaccgaccgtgcatcaagcgaacgctttacgactgggctacgtcccgcccctcgctagtgactaagtccgggacagGAGGGCGTGTATAAGGATCGGTTTTCCAGGAATTCCCCTATTTATAACCTAGGTCAGTTATTAATCGAGGTTAGCGTTATTGCATAGAAAAGAGAAATATTTTGCTTAtgacgtatatatatatgcatctgGGTTAAGGCGTAATATAACCAGCAACACATCggttaaagttacagtgtctggttaccatataataatatcatgcacaaatatgaaatacaagttcaactgcacttttaaaaaattcgtgTGTGTTCCCTATGAATggagaacgtcaaaagtatacgctcgattcgtcgcctgtgcggccattgctcggcaaaccacaaacgacagcctgttgtcaatttcagttaacaggtgcgtttgcggatttgaaattgtagggttcgtctcagaaaatgaaataagaattcttgcgctgtacaaagaacgttcggttgatcttgacaacgtactatcgacaatcgtaccttcctatttaagaattaatattttataaagtgttagtagaactttcaaagtttagtttgtataacacattgatcatgtatatattttaataaagtatactaaagtagaaaatggccgttttcactttttaattttacgtgtggtaaaatcgacaaattgaaataaatattatttcgtttggaaagggtaaagttagtttgttttgtttaacgacatcagtgttagagcatattgatttaataatcatctgcttttggatgtcaaacgtttggtaattttgacatataatctaagagaggaaacgggcgcatgtggagggggtgggggtattgggggtcgaaacccttccctgaccaagataaaaaaaaattgaaatatcttttctgggggaacatgaccccatataaacttcgctcaacgcagtctataacccccaaccccgctgaaatccctgcacacgcgccttggtaacccgctacattaaaaaaaaaaaatgttttagcaagggatcatttatatataccatcccacagacaggatatcacataccatgacccttttatataccagtcatggcgcactggctggaacaatcccgccgatggggatcgatcctagatcaaccgcgcatttaacaaaaacaccacatttttaggtctaagtaataaatagaaataacatatagtcttcataaatgttacgtatatcgaacataccgccctcttcctctacccctagagcgttacgtaattaggaacacccccttacatgtaacgcgtatgccaaccgctggtcactgtcaaaatatcaaggcaaatcccccatcGACCCCTGGAAatgtgttgtaccatacctctggatataaatatgttttggagatatgagacgacccctcaatcaagacagttaaatttgttcaaaatcacgttagaagaagaaagaagtttgttttatttaacgacgccgctagagcacattgattttttatcttatcatcggctattggacgtcaaacatatggtcattctgacactgtttttagaggaaacccgctgtcgccacataggctactctttttacgacaggcagcaagggatcttttatttgcgcttcccacaggcaggatagcacaaaccatggcctttgttgaaccagttatggatcactggtcggtgcaagtggtttacacctacccattgagccttgcggagcactcactcaaggtttggagtcggtatctcgattaaaaatcccatgcctcgactgggatccgaacccagtacctaccagcctgtagaccgatggcctgccaccgaggccggtaatcacgttagaagctcagcgcctgcgcaaatcgcgtaaattcccagttctactggcgtcccgctaattgaagaaaaccaagctggccattgggtttgctgttgacctagataatgtagataagcgagcattgcgaaactgtagcgatgtggtgggccttttatgtaccaaacagaactggatcatctcttctaaatgcttaaataataaaaaaatattccagacactgcagctttaactgaatattgaaaatattcCTGATATGACACCTTTAATTAATCGGCGTTTAATGACGCCAGTGTATCCAGATTCACATGTAAGGATTACGGATAGGGAACCAGTCAAGTGAAACTGTACACACCAGCATCTGACACTGTCGCTATGGTAACCAAGGATTCCGATTTGCCATGCAGTAATGTAGGCCTAATATTAAGCCGCAAATCGACGATTTCGTTAAATCTGCAAtctcaaatgtttttttgttttatctttattataacgGTTTAAAATAGATTGTCATCATTTTGCCCATGACATGAAATTCATGAACATTGTCATAACCTCTGTTGTTCTTTTTAAGATATACAATATTGAATAATAatgccaaaaacaaattcataatCGTTTACGGCATCTATTAcactttttaaacaattattttattaaaaatcttgTTTTTAGAAAGAAATCCCAGTCAGGTGATTCTTTATTAATAAGTTGTCggctgtatttttattttaatcttgaTTTTCAGTGAAAGCGCCAGTGCAAGGGAAGAGGAAACTAGGACGAAGGTGAAGGACATATTTTTCGTTGACCTTCTTTCAGACTCCTGGCCAGAGCTGTCGTCCCAGCAACCATATGACGTCATAATCACGTCTCGGTGTTTGGAAGCCACGGCGCCGACGATCGACGTGTACCACTCCATTTTAGAGAGACTGGTTGCCTTGTTAAAACCAAATGGCTTTTTGGTCATCGTCGGCGTCTTGGGGGAATCGTTCTACAAAGTCGGAGACAAAAAATTCTATTGCCTCCCTTTGACTGAATCCGACGCGAAGGAGACTTGTACCCGTTGTAATTTGGATCTGTTACATTGGGAATCTATCAAGCCCGAGATGGCCAATCCGACAACACTATCAGATTTCGAAGCAAACTTTACGATGGTCgcaaaaaagttaacagacaatAGATTGTTATTTCCGTGCTTAAAGGGAAACTAAACTCCAATAAGAgccgtatgtgttggaaagatgcatactcggaccaccaacacatactgacactttaacaaatgaaaaacgcgtcattttagagttaataaaaaaaacccatgattattcctgctaactgggggcagccattttatttcgtttttatgacgtccggtggtatagctccGTCCAACTTctttattatgcacagtgtaaacaaacgctctaatgtacgacaaggcgcttcactttcatcaacctgacttgtaaaacaacacaaacgacttgatagtataataaactatttaactaaatatatttcagtttgcatcaatataacgaaatggagttatagtccaaagaaaaaatgcatattattaggcctattggtaggatacattcaagcaaaaatgaccactcacgatgcccaagtgataattttcttttctttgggactacgtaattggtcagttttgtgattttagatgggaaagtctacttaatcaagggttttacagaattacttacagtaataaagcaggacggcagGTAAAGTCctttacgatttgaggttatcacacaataccctgtgatcttaataaaagaggcacgtcttttcagacacagtgtctggggacagtctaaatatacacctgccaatcaagaaccacaggtaaaACGTAAACGAGTATAAATATTTAGGGTTAACTTTTACCATACTAAAGAAgtttaaaataaccaaaaaacTGCTAACACAAAAGGCGacaaaagcaatgtactttATCCTATCtaaatctaaagacaataacttttcagttgaatgtaaattaaaactatttgattCCGTGGTTGTCCCGATTCtcttatatggatgtgaaatatggggccatgaaaatattgatattattgaagctattcatattaaatttttaaaacacatcctACCAGTAAGGAAAGGAACCCCACTATTCATGATATACGGTGAACGTGGAAGAAAAccccttaaattaattattcaacaaaggaTGATAAGTATCTGGGCCCGAATTGTttctggaaaacaaacaaaaacatccctcttattgtataaactaatgTTACACGACTCTAACATATTAACCAACTAGGTATGACCAGTATTTGGATGTCACAAAACTTTTCATCTATACCACTACTTATTCATCACgttaaattaagacaaaacgatcagtacctacaacaatggaatagcgACATAGCTTCATCATCAAGGGGTAAAATGTACACCACATTTAAAGAACATCtaacattagaaaaatatataataaaattaccacAAATATCCTGGACTACGTTactaaaatttagaacatcaaaccattacttaccaatcgaaacaggacgatggaacaacaccccagtagaaagcagactatgtacactatgtaacaaaaatgacatcggagacgaatttcactatctacttacatgctctttctttaataactcccgaaaaaaattgttaaagccatattattataacaaacccaatatgctgaaatttaaacaactaatgacaaatgacaaaataattcTTCTAAAAAAATTgtgcaaattaataaaagaaattacggATAAATTCGGTAAACCTTAAAAAGAATTGTCTCCCAAGCTTATGCTTTCTTATTCCGACTACTACTATCCAcgtttacatatatatagattgtTACTATTAGaagtatatttcattttgtattattattattattaaaaatattttagttttgattttgtacatataaattttctcctgtaaaccccatcttgtcactgtcaaaacattattgttaatgtacctcatatgccgctgAATAGCggcctgagtgaaataaagttctgaatgttctgttctgttcacaGCCAGTAAATTACAGTGTTACGTAACCATTTACCATGACAACCAGTAATACACAGTGTTACGTAACCATTTACAATGGCAACTAGTAAAACAGTGTTACGTAACCATTTACCATGACAACCAGTAAAATACAGTGTTACGTAACCATTTACCATGACAACCagtaaaatacagtgaaatgaCAACCAGTAAAATTCAGTGTGATGTATCCCATGTCCCATTACACCACAGTGTTAACGCAAACAACACGGAGAAAGGTCGGAtactgtatttatatacttgtattgtgtattttatttatttttacttttcgaatatatgcattttaataatattctgAACGCCAAAAGAAactacacttttttttaaatgccatgtTTTCTAAAATACTTAGACAAATTTCTACAAATGTTGTATAAGTCGGGCGTTTCACGGACCGGAAAACTACTTCATACAGATTCAAACGCTGAatggtagtttaaaaaaaacaaaaaaaacatttatctcAAATTATGACAAcgaagggaggaaggaaggaaggaaggaaatgttttatttaacgacgcattcaacacattttatttacggttatatggcgtcggacatatggttaacgaccacacatgtattgagggaggaaagttacccgctgtcgccgcttcatgtgctactcttttcgattaacagcaagggatcttttatatgcaccatcccatagacaggatagcacataccacgacccttcatgtaccagtcgtggtgcactggctggagcgagaaatagccgaattgGCCGACTGACGAGGGTCGATCTCAAATccaccgcgcatcaatcgaacgctttaccactgggctacgtcccgaccctttGTGAAAACGAATAAAATCTGTAATTTTGGATAGATTCTTGATGAAAGGGAGATAACCATTATCAGGGTGAAAACAATGGCCAATACTGAAGAGTATATGCCGGGTAAATCCATAGTTAATGAGGTCAGAGGATACACCCAAGATAACTAATCACTTGCCAGtgaaatttttatttgaatCAGTTTCAGAGAAAGTGACAGCGCCAGAGAAAACGAAACTAGAAGTAAAATCAAGGACGTATTTTACGTCGATTTTCTGGCAGATTCGTGGCCAGAGTTTGTTGTCCCATCAACCATATGACGTCATAATTACGTCTCGTTGCCTGGAGGCCACAGCACTGACGATGGGAGTGTACCACTCTACGGTATCTTAGAAAGAACTTCAAAACGGATCAATGTGTTTTGGTCTGGATAAGATACGGGTCGTAACACACCAAATACGGGTACCAAACCGTGTCAATCCGTTTTGGTCTCAATTCACGTGTATTCTCATGGGTCAGTACAATCTGATTAAGTAGGTCTAACAGCATTgtatggactcccatgtccaggtggcatttgatctataaataacaatttaaatatcgaccaattacacgtcgccttttatagcgttattcgggagcatacagaTTCTAAAAATACCGggcaagactatttatgcaataggcgaacttgttggtcaatttctcaagatctgtatttcagcacagcactacaccttcaacgtctatcgactgtcaatctaggggttttcttgacgggatgcaacccacctcgtccctttaagctgtgcacccaaacggccttaacgaggccactcgcgtggacatatcgatcggactttaaacttttagatttGCGTTCAAAATtctatgtcgaaattacttctttttttaaatattattaaatagtccaaccctctcttctttcttttatttaattttggactatccttctaaaatgctccaaattatataaatattcggccgagcagtcaattcttttttatttttggcttgtaaccttttttctttcttttttattctattaaatttttaattctgGCCATTTtcaaacccctcccccccccccccccccccaccccccgaatcaggccaccgatcttatcggaggtcggactcgggatgggcgtatTCGAAAcccttatcatcatcatcatcaaatcactggcatgattttgcaagtaaggttttgattggtcgaatgaaaggtcaactggacatgagctctaaCGGGCTGcttttagatccacatgtaatagtggagctaattttaattagattggggtcAGTACAGTTCTGGATTCTGGTGTGTTAACGTAACACTGGTGAATACGGTTCACGTGGATTCAAGTCATGTGACAttccatttgcaaaatggcgatGTTGTGTAAAGTGGAAAAtggctatttgtttttgtataataatgcCGTAAGGAAACGACACATAGAGCGCATACTGTAtacaataaactgaaataaattaaCCTCGCTAACATTTCGTGAACAGTCTTACTAATATGCATTTGCGTAGCGGGTGGGGGGGAAGATACAGGCCATGGTCCTCTTCCAATGTGGGTGGCCCCTCAATATAGGCCTAGCATCCCAGTGGCGGGGGAGGGggcgcacacaaacacatatatatgccccccccccccccgtcccttCCTACGCCATTGCATCCTGGCTACACCAGTGTGTAAGCACCCAAGTTCCGACTTcaacaaacaataattttagATAGGCCTACTTACCTCTAACATTGCAACAGAACACCACAGTAGTCAGCTGCCGTCGTTAGATCTTCAttgatgaacaaacaaacaataatcttAGATAGGCCTACTTACCTCTAACATTGCAACAGAACACCACAGTAGTCAGCTGTCGTCGTTAGATCTTCAttgatgaacaaacaaacaataatcttAGATAGGCCTACTTACCTCTAACATTGCAACAGAACACCACAGTAGTCAGCTGTCGTCGTTAGATCTTCAttgatgaacaaacaaacaataatcttAGATAGGCCTACTTACCTCTAACATTGCAACAGAACACCACAGTAGTCAGCTGTCGTCGTTAGATCTTCAttgatgaacaaacaaacaatattctTAGATAGGCCTACTTACCTCTAACATTGCAACAGAACACCACAGTAGTTAGCTGTCGTCGTTAGATCTTCAATGAtgaacaaacaatcaaacaaacaataattttagATAGGCCTACTTACCTCTAACATTGCAACAGAACACCACAGTAGTTAGCTGTCGTTAgatcttcaaaacaaacaatcaaacaaacaataattttagATAGGCCTACCTACCTCTAACATTGCAACAGAACACCACAGTAGTTAGCTGTCGTTAgatcttcaaaacaaacaatcaaacaaacaataattttagATAGGCCTACTTACCTCTAACATTGCAAAAGAACACCACATTAGTTAACTGCCGTCGTTAGATCTTCAatgatgaacaaacaaacaataatcttAGATAGGCCTACTTACCTCTAACATTGCAACAGAACACCACAGTAGTTAGCTGTCGTCGTTAGATCTTCAATGAtgaacaaacaatcaaacaaacaataattttagATAGGCCTACCTACCTCTAACATTGCAACAGAACACCACAGTAGTTAGCTGCCGTCGTTAGATCCAGCAGTATTAGATCCATGCATAGATagtttatacatttatacacctttaaaataaatatgattttaaatgTCAAAAACGATTCCGTTCGCACATTTCTTAAGTTAAACTATATAACAgaagaatgtacgtagtatcgctttgacatcaataaatatattgacGTCACGCCAAAGCATTGTTTAcgaaaaatgtcaaaataccaTTAAAATGTACACCCCAGAACAATTCTCTTGCATTGCAAACCCGTCAGAGAGAGGGTGCACTCCAGATCAAAATTATacgtctctccccccccccccccactaaaaaTGTGGCCacctccactagagactgtttCCCCTACCCCAGATGTTGCCCCTATGGGCTTGCCTTGATCCGCACCTGACAGGGAATAAAGGTAGCACAGGACTTTATTTATACAAGAACAATTAATGAGCTGTCCGTCAAttgacgacaccactggagcacattgattaattaatcatcggctattggatgtcaaacatttggtaattatgactcgtagtcgtcagaggaaagcCACTGCATGTTTTCcaatgcaacaagggatattttatatgcaccatccgatagacaggatagcacataccacggcctttgatataccagtaattttgcactggctggtacaagaaatagcccaatgggcccaccgacggggatcgatctcaaaccgaccgcgcatcatgcgagcgctttaccactgggctacgtcccgaccccacCGTCCGTCAGCCGCATATATCTATATCAATGGTAGTGTATGGAATTATTTCGATGAGAGTAGATTTTTCGTAATTTTAATGGGATTCCTAAATTAGGTGCTTCCACAATTTGCTGAGAATAATGTAATCAAAATAATGTAGACTAATATAGTTAAAACTATTTAGGGTCACAGTAGGCTAGTGACCcg
This portion of the Gigantopelta aegis isolate Gae_Host unplaced genomic scaffold, Gae_host_genome ctg6393_pilon_pilon, whole genome shotgun sequence genome encodes:
- the LOC121366614 gene encoding nicotinamide N-methyltransferase-like yields the protein NDEGIEYIVHKEGNSESASAREEETRTKVKDIFFVDLLSDSWPELSSQQPYDVIITSRCLEATAPTIDVYHSILERLVALLKPNGFLVIVGVLGESFYKVGDKKFYCLPLTESDAKETCTRCNLDLLHWESIKPEMANPTTLSDFEANFTMVAKKLTDNRLLFPCLKGN